A region from the Methanofollis liminatans DSM 4140 genome encodes:
- a CDS encoding DUF167 domain-containing protein has product MPPLEDAVSGSDDHAVITLDVSAGSKKDSFPSGYNPWRSAVECHVSAPAVGGKANKAIIGLVAEAFGVQKSAVHILSGTTSTVKRVEIRGLSRLQAITVLKGYISV; this is encoded by the coding sequence ATGCCGCCTCTGGAAGATGCCGTTTCCGGTTCAGACGACCATGCCGTGATCACGCTCGATGTTTCGGCCGGTTCGAAAAAAGACTCTTTTCCGTCAGGCTATAATCCCTGGCGCAGTGCCGTCGAGTGTCATGTCTCAGCGCCTGCCGTCGGGGGAAAGGCGAATAAAGCAATCATCGGCCTTGTCGCAGAGGCATTTGGCGTCCAGAAATCAGCGGTGCATATCCTTTCGGGCACCACCTCGACGGTCAAAAGAGTGGAGATCAGGGGTCTGTCGAGGCTCCAGGCCATCACGGTGTTAAAAGGCTATATTTCTGTTTAA